From the Candidatus Binataceae bacterium genome, one window contains:
- the dksA gene encoding RNA polymerase-binding protein DksA — MRQRDLNFFRRLLEDRRTEILEEAERALGTLNTKAPEACADPSDRASLESDRAFLLRMRDRERKLLSKIDEAFARIDGGIYGQCEECGGQIGIERLKARPVTTLCITCKSAQEARERQGSAR, encoded by the coding sequence ATGAGGCAAAGAGACCTGAATTTCTTCCGCCGTTTGCTCGAGGATCGGAGAACCGAGATTCTGGAGGAAGCCGAGCGCGCGCTCGGGACCCTGAACACCAAAGCCCCGGAAGCCTGTGCGGACCCTTCCGACCGCGCCTCGCTCGAGTCCGACCGCGCCTTTTTGCTTCGGATGCGCGACCGCGAGCGCAAGCTATTGAGCAAGATCGACGAAGCCTTTGCCCGCATCGACGGCGGCATCTACGGCCAATGCGAGGAATGCGGCGGCCAGATCGGCATCGAGCGGCTCAAGGCGCGCCCGGTGACCACCCTTTGCATCACCTGCAAATCGGCGCAGGAGGCGCGCGAGCGTCAGGGCTCGGCGCGCTGA
- the larC gene encoding nickel pincer cofactor biosynthesis protein LarC: MKSAFLDAFSGLSGDMIAGAMLDAGAGFEELRAALASLPLDGYRVGTRRRVLSGIAALKFDVEVSAPQPERHLGDIREIVRRGAALSDAVKERAMAIFGALAEAEAKIHHTTPEAVHFHEVGAVDSIVDIVAAAWGFERLGLEEMVVSPLPAGTGFVRSQHGVIPVPAPATTELLTGFPIRMGDGASEMVTPTGAAIVRALAKPAPPAMGFRVERVGYGAGTKDFADRPNVLRLMIGERAQSYDTDELVEIAANIDDLSPQLYDHVFERLLAAGARDVTLTPTIMKKGRPAVTISVLADPAAREHIAAVLFAETSTIGLRFHPVARLKLAREMIEVDTRWGRVRVKVSRAGDDILTVSPEYDDCKEIAREHRVALRLVLEQAQAAARRQFSRDG, translated from the coding sequence ATGAAATCGGCTTTCCTCGACGCGTTCTCAGGGCTCAGCGGCGACATGATCGCCGGCGCGATGCTTGACGCCGGCGCCGGCTTCGAAGAATTGCGCGCGGCGCTCGCCTCGCTGCCGCTTGACGGCTATCGCGTGGGCACGCGGCGCCGGGTGCTCAGCGGAATCGCGGCGCTCAAGTTCGACGTCGAAGTGAGTGCGCCGCAGCCCGAGCGCCATCTCGGCGACATCCGCGAAATCGTCCGTCGCGGAGCGGCGCTTTCGGACGCCGTCAAGGAGCGCGCGATGGCGATTTTCGGCGCGCTTGCCGAGGCCGAAGCGAAAATCCATCACACGACGCCGGAGGCCGTACACTTTCACGAGGTGGGGGCGGTTGATTCGATCGTCGACATCGTGGCCGCCGCCTGGGGTTTCGAGCGGCTCGGACTGGAGGAAATGGTCGTCTCGCCGCTGCCCGCGGGCACCGGTTTCGTGAGGTCGCAGCACGGTGTCATCCCGGTTCCCGCGCCCGCCACGACCGAGCTGCTGACCGGCTTTCCGATTCGGATGGGCGACGGCGCCTCCGAGATGGTAACGCCCACCGGCGCGGCGATCGTGCGCGCGCTCGCGAAGCCGGCGCCGCCCGCGATGGGCTTTCGAGTCGAGCGCGTGGGCTACGGCGCGGGCACGAAGGATTTCGCCGACCGGCCCAACGTGCTGCGACTGATGATCGGCGAGCGGGCGCAAAGCTACGACACCGACGAGCTGGTCGAGATCGCCGCCAATATCGACGACCTGAGCCCGCAGCTTTACGACCACGTGTTTGAGCGCCTGCTCGCCGCCGGCGCGCGCGACGTGACGCTGACGCCGACGATCATGAAAAAGGGCCGCCCCGCGGTCACGATCTCCGTGCTTGCCGATCCCGCGGCGCGCGAGCATATCGCCGCGGTGCTCTTCGCCGAAACCTCCACCATCGGACTGCGGTTTCATCCGGTCGCCCGGCTCAAGCTCGCGCGCGAAATGATCGAGGTGGACACGCGGTGGGGTCGCGTACGGGTGAAGGTCTCGCGCGCCGGCGATGATATTTTGACCGTGTCGCCGGAGTACGACGACTGCAAGGAAATCGCGCGCGAGCATCGGGTCGCGCTGCGCCTGGTTCTCGAACAGGCGCAGGCGGCGGCGCGCCGGCAGTTTTCCCGGGATGGATGA
- the glgP gene encoding alpha-glucan family phosphorylase, which translates to MAAFRGPGRFRDERRAHADTWDSVAADQLWTEACGVERWRDTMEGVGERLLALPAAPLWAMRAKNREELVACIRERLAREADDELSTTVARNVFDPNILTIGFARRFATYKRPNLLLRDPDRLRRILSDPQRPVQLVVAGKAHPADEPGKALVKAWIQFVAQPVLRNRVVFLSDYDMLLAEYLVRGVDLWINTPRRPWEACGTSGMKVLVNGGLNLSELDGWWAEAYSPEVGWAIGDGQEHEDNDAGWDAAEAEQLYSCWKSKSCRAFMIATTPVSHRGGLGRCVRAWLV; encoded by the coding sequence TTGGCCGCTTTCCGAGGTCCCGGTCGGTTCCGTGACGAACGGCGTGCACACGCCGACACATGGGACTCGGTGGCGGCGGACCAGCTATGGACGGAGGCCTGTGGCGTCGAACGCTGGCGGGACACGATGGAAGGCGTTGGCGAGCGCCTGCTCGCATTGCCGGCGGCCCCCCTGTGGGCGATGCGCGCGAAGAACCGCGAGGAATTGGTTGCCTGCATTCGTGAGCGTCTGGCGCGCGAAGCCGACGATGAACTATCGACCACGGTGGCCAGGAACGTCTTCGATCCGAACATTCTCACGATTGGTTTCGCGCGGCGCTTTGCCACCTACAAGCGGCCCAACCTCTTGTTGCGCGATCCCGACCGCCTAAGGCGGATTCTTTCCGATCCGCAGCGCCCGGTGCAGCTGGTGGTCGCGGGCAAGGCCCATCCTGCGGACGAGCCCGGCAAGGCATTGGTCAAGGCATGGATTCAATTCGTCGCCCAGCCCGTATTACGCAATCGGGTGGTCTTCCTGAGCGACTACGATATGTTGCTCGCCGAGTACCTGGTTCGCGGAGTCGATCTCTGGATTAACACGCCGCGACGGCCGTGGGAGGCGTGCGGCACGAGCGGCATGAAAGTGCTCGTCAATGGCGGGTTAAACCTCTCTGAATTGGACGGCTGGTGGGCGGAAGCCTATTCGCCGGAGGTCGGATGGGCGATCGGCGACGGTCAGGAGCACGAAGATAACGACGCCGGCTGGGATGCGGCCGAGGCTGAGCAACTTTACTCCTGCTGGAAGAGCAAATCGTGCCGAGCTTTTATGATCGCGACGACACCGGTATCCCACAGAGGTGGGTTGGGAAGATGCGTTAGAGCATGGCTCGTCTGA
- a CDS encoding DUF3417 domain-containing protein, with translation MAESGYGSSAYAPEGMAYLEELAFDLRNSWDHGADEIWRQLDAELWTATHNPQVVLQTVARTRLRSALADPEFLEGLTGVVLKRRRATQASTWFQRTYPQAPLTCGPTSAWNSA, from the coding sequence ATGGCCGAGTCCGGATATGGTTCTTCAGCATACGCTCCCGAAGGGATGGCTTATCTCGAGGAGTTGGCTTTCGATCTGCGCAACAGTTGGGATCACGGCGCCGACGAGATCTGGCGCCAGCTGGACGCCGAGCTTTGGACGGCCACTCATAATCCGCAGGTCGTGCTCCAAACCGTCGCGCGGACGCGCTTGCGGAGCGCCCTTGCGGACCCCGAATTCCTGGAAGGGCTGACCGGGGTAGTCCTTAAGCGGCGGCGGGCGACCCAGGCCTCAACGTGGTTTCAGCGAACGTATCCGCAGGCGCCGCTCACTTGTGGGCCTACTTCAGCATGGAATTCGGCTTGA
- a CDS encoding radical SAM protein, with translation MAEQRLRINEIFFSIQGESTWAGRPCAFVRLTGCDLRCSWCDTEYAFHEGRPMTVEDAAAQLLGYGCDLAEVTGGEPLLQPAVHQLIARLLDAGMTVLVETSGASDVSTLDPRAIKVMDLKCPGSGEAARNLWSNLEHLTARDEVKFVIADRADYEWARDAMRRHGLAARVNAVLMSCAFGRLEPALLAGWILADRLAVRMQLQMHKHIWAPDARGV, from the coding sequence ATGGCCGAGCAGCGGCTGCGCATCAACGAGATATTTTTCAGCATCCAGGGCGAATCGACCTGGGCCGGGCGTCCGTGCGCCTTCGTGCGCCTTACCGGATGCGACCTGCGCTGCTCGTGGTGCGACACCGAGTACGCATTTCACGAAGGGCGGCCGATGACAGTCGAAGACGCTGCCGCTCAGCTTCTCGGCTACGGATGCGATCTGGCCGAAGTGACCGGCGGCGAGCCGCTGCTGCAGCCCGCCGTACATCAGCTCATCGCGCGCCTGCTCGACGCCGGCATGACGGTGTTGGTCGAGACTTCGGGCGCAAGCGACGTGAGCACCCTCGACCCGCGCGCGATCAAAGTGATGGACCTCAAGTGTCCCGGTAGCGGCGAAGCGGCGCGCAATCTGTGGAGCAACCTGGAGCATCTGACCGCGCGCGACGAGGTGAAATTCGTGATCGCCGATCGCGCCGACTACGAATGGGCGCGCGACGCCATGCGGCGCCACGGCCTTGCGGCGCGCGTCAATGCGGTACTGATGAGCTGCGCGTTCGGCCGCCTGGAGCCGGCGCTGCTCGCGGGATGGATCCTGGCCGACCGCCTGGCGGTGCGGATGCAACTCCAGATGCACAAGCACATCTGGGCACCCGACGCGCGAGGCGTCTGA
- a CDS encoding SPFH domain-containing protein produces MRRLLFLAALGIIGCTNPSTPAGYVGYVTRHPYTMPVRFYALQTGPTSTGLGWRLEATNILVTPITSTEEFTGTNAVLAKDNLHIEFRAHLIWKIDPENVRALVEKFSGIGAYPEQVAYDNFVKEPFRTYTRDEVQKYNGLDVKDNVDAIGSAVQARILKLTQGTSFTIISVVIGNIQYPKAVAESVANKLAATQVLEQTTIEIQTAKAKAQIREADADGIAKATETINQKLTPLYVQYEAIQAQEKMVNSPNHTEVFIPVGPMGVPIVGTMKVGQEGKQ; encoded by the coding sequence ATGCGACGGCTACTTTTTCTTGCGGCGTTGGGAATCATTGGATGTACTAATCCTTCGACGCCGGCGGGTTACGTCGGCTACGTTACCAGACATCCGTACACGATGCCGGTGCGATTCTACGCGCTCCAAACGGGGCCCACTTCAACCGGTCTGGGTTGGAGACTCGAGGCGACCAACATCCTGGTCACTCCGATTACCAGCACCGAAGAGTTCACGGGTACGAATGCCGTTCTGGCCAAGGACAACCTGCATATCGAGTTTCGGGCTCACCTGATCTGGAAGATAGACCCTGAAAACGTAAGGGCGCTGGTCGAAAAATTCAGCGGAATCGGCGCTTACCCGGAGCAGGTGGCGTATGACAATTTCGTCAAGGAGCCTTTCCGAACCTACACTCGCGATGAAGTTCAGAAATACAACGGCCTCGACGTCAAGGACAATGTCGATGCGATCGGGTCTGCCGTGCAGGCTCGGATCCTGAAGTTAACGCAGGGCACCTCATTCACGATCATCAGCGTCGTCATTGGTAATATTCAATATCCCAAGGCGGTGGCGGAATCGGTGGCTAATAAGCTTGCCGCCACGCAGGTACTCGAACAAACCACCATCGAAATCCAGACGGCAAAGGCCAAGGCGCAAATTCGCGAAGCGGACGCTGACGGGATTGCCAAGGCGACCGAGACCATCAATCAGAAGTTGACTCCGCTGTATGTACAATACGAAGCGATTCAGGCGCAGGAGAAAATGGTCAATTCGCCAAACCACACCGAAGTGTTTATTCCGGTGGGTCCGATGGGAGTGCCGATAGTAGGTACTATGAAGGTGGGGCAGGAGGGCAAGCAATAG